A window of Gossypium raimondii isolate GPD5lz chromosome 7, ASM2569854v1, whole genome shotgun sequence genomic DNA:
TTAAGCGTGCTTGAACTAATGTTTTCTTAATTATTGTCAATTGAATTAAGTCTTACTTTGCCTTGCCTAATATTACATTTAGTTAAGTGACTTTCTTTGAGTTAGAATTCGGTAGTATGGGAAAAATCTGAATGTCAGGGTGAATTATGTAGatggtcacttaattattaaatttttttattttaggcaaGTTGATGTGGCactataatgataaatttagactttaacttttatttagtcataattttaatagtctcaattttatcttaattctaaaaaactcaaaatggtATTTCTGTTAAGTCAATAACAGAAAACGATAGCTTCATTACAGACGTAACGGAAAATGGTTAGTGgtgattattttgttattttttgaaagttgaatGACTGAATTGGAACCTGAATGACTGTTTTGTCAGCTCCCCCGAAGTTGAGTGgctgttggtgtaatttactcTAAATTCTGTTAGTatcataattataattgaaattataaatatgaagCAAACAATATAGTATACACGAATAGAGAATATTTATATGGCACTAcataaaaagttattattttaagtgttttactAAATTAGTGCGACTCTTAATTGAGTCGTCAATTCGattagagaaattatgaaaatgtcattccataattaaaataaattatattatttgagggtattttaatcttttcatattcacaaaaattaataaaaatatgcatatggtgAGATTTGAACCACACAAATTACATtagtaaaacttttaatttactactcaattaaaattttattttaatattttaatatattttaattttattttgcacactttattacttccatcaattgtatatattaataatgtatttaattggGTTAGTGTCACAAGCTAACTCGACATCGactcaagattgatgacaacataataataaataatttagtttatttttattttctataaaaatatatgataattgttatttttaaaatactaatactACTATCaaccatattaaattttgtatggggtcattggttttttttaaatcagtAATGATAAGATACATTAGATTCCTataagttttagtttaattagtcCAATTCATCGATTTTAGTCTAAATTACACCAATTCTTTAATCTATTTGTATTGTAATAGTTTAATTCTATTTTGTAATGATTCAAACAATTCGTTTGTGTTGTAGTAGTTTATTATTTGCGATTATTTAGACATATATTTGTATTGTACTTGCAacacttgaaaagaaaattatgacAATGGAAttgaatgttaaaaaaaaatactcgcATTTCTTTGACGACGGAATTGAAAGAAATACCTCGTATTTTAAAATGACATGAGCAATTTAATTATcttgttttaaaaatgaaaattagattttgatcTGTTTTCCACGTGGGATTCAAGTTTGACATAATTTGTTTTAGGGAGTTAGTACTCGCACATTTTAGGCATGATCATAGTTCTTCAGTGAGCTTCGACACGGTTGAGGCTTTCAACAAATACAAAAGGACTTGGTGTAACATTCAAGGTTTGCTTAGGCAAGATTTTGATGACCAAAAACAAACATGAATGCTTTGCTTTATTTAACTCGAGCATGTCAAGATGTATATATGAATTATCAAATACAACAAAAAAGACAAGTTACACCAAATATTTCCAAACTAACAATCTTATCACTCCCTGCATCCACGATTCAGCAGCAGATGGTATCCATAATTTGCTTCTTATACGACCATGACATGCGTATTATCTGCAAACAACAAAAAGTATGCTCGTAGGTTATGTTATTTTGACTCTTCATTTTTACGAGTCCAATGCATATCCAGAAATAGGTATGAAGACTCCGAAGACCCACCAAatacattgaaaaaaaaaagaactaaacATACTGGTGCCAGACACATGCTCATATCCAACAGTCACACCCGAGTCGACTGACGCATGTTCTAGCCATGCTTTAACACTTCTTAATATATAATCAAAGCAAAATTCTATGAAGTTAAGAGGGTATCATACATGGAAATGTAAACACCGATATCCCACATTAGAGCCAAGCAGATGTTTTGGCAGTCATAAATCAAACAGCTACTGCTTCTGGCCTTTTGCTGGTTTTGATTCCTCTAATGGCTGTTGAATTGTCCAAGCCACAAAACAATGGTTAAAATCCATTTcattaaatgcaaaaaaaataataaacaattacaTGTCCATACCTTCCGCGTAGTCTTTGGCTCCAAACACAGCTGAACCAGCAACTAATGCGTTAGCTCCAGCCTCAATTACCTGCCAGCAACAaataacatttcaattttatcacCGGAGTATGTCTTGGAGATCAAACTCCGGCCACCAAGAACTCCACCTCGATACAGGTCATCAACAAATATATTGAACTTTGGTGCTGACTTAAGCATCAGAACCTGCCCCAAAAACCAAACTCGGGTACCCTCTTAACCCGTTTCACTTCTTCAGGACCTCAGGCCACCAAGGCCTCTATCCCGACAGCAAAAGGCATCAATTATTATCATGATTcatgactgatatgattaacATATCTAGTATTTAATAGATGCCCAGTTTATATTTTTCCACTTCTTTCCACTCAACCTGCATTTTGAACCATCCTGGCAGGAATTCTTAGGTTTAAATGCAAAATATCTTTGATCACTGCAAAAGCTTCATTCAGACACCACTTGCTGTCGAGCCGTCAATGGTAAAGCAACATTAGGCCTATCTCTCAACAAATGATAACTCATAGAATCTACGTCACATGTTACATATAGAGCTATGTTACTcccaactatttaatttttaaaaacaaatttacccATGTTTGATGTATATTCAAGTCTCCAAATACACGGAAAAccaagaaaaaatagaaaatatctGTGTTGCACACATGGTTGTTTCGACACCCACACCCAAATCCGAGTAACATAGGCATAGAGTGTATAGACATGTCTAAAAGGAAAAACCACATGACTCTAATGGGGTACCttatatgcatttttaggaCCAACTCCACCATCCACTTCAATCCATGGGTTTACTCCCTGCACGggaaatataaaacaaatatgtCACCTGATTTTAAAGCATAAATAGGAAAATGATACACAGAGAGAAGTAATATATACCTTCTCCGCACACATTCTTCTCAACTCCGAGATTTTCTTCACTTGACTCTCAATAAAGCTCTGCCCACCAAAGCCGGGGTTGACCGACATAATCAAGACTAGATCAACCACTGTCCAAATGCAAATCAGATACTATCATGTCAACTTCCTTCTATTTAGTCATATGAATTCTAACATCTGTATTCTACAAGTTACGACAATGTAGTGAAGGATCTCTTATCcttcttaaaaaaattgagtGTACCGTGTCGGACACTTATCCATGTCTGGCACTAATGCTTATGTCCATGTAACATAGCTCTCAAGAGTTTTCCTTTTTGATATATCCTTTATTCCAAGTTATGAATAAGCAATGCCCAGTTTAGATCCACCACATGGCATGTAGGAATCTTCCTTtgacaagaagaaaagaaaatggaaaaggaaatagaatatttaaataaataaataaaaccctcACCATCTAGTACATATTCTATCGTAGTAAGTGGGGTTGCCGGATTTAGGACTACTCCAGCTTTAGCACCCAGACCTTTTATCTATACAAGAAgaaaagttttgagaaaaattaaaagaaaactaaaggcAATTGAATAGTAAAGGAATCATTGCATGAAAATAAGCCAATGCAGGCAAACAGCAAAAGCAAGCTAAGACAACAATATTAAGCATATGATTTCCAGacaattggaaaaaaaaaaaaaaaaaacctgtaaGTCGTAACAGACAACTTTCAGGCATCCTGACATGGAGTTTTTACAAAGCAATGATGCACGGTTTGAGGTAGGAGTGAGGCCAGAAAACTTAACACTTAAAAAGCTGTAACAGCAAAAATAGGGTGCAAAAACTAGAATAGAAGTTACGCAAATGTCCCAATCAAGCATCAATGCGTAGTTATTTTGTCATGTGATAGAAAATAGTTAACACTAATAAGTTCAAAACACAAACTAGCTTGAAAGGATGAATTCTATACGGAATTGTACATGCTCCTAAGAATTTTGAACATTCCATCTCCATCAGCATATCATGTGGTTCAACCTAAAGTAGGCAACCTGTAggtataatctaaaataaattccAATGACAACTTCAAAGTGGAACCATGCATGAGAAAACAAGGCTTGCGTCTCTCGTTTATATGGCCTTATTGTTAAAAAATGCAGTTAACTTTGGGCATCTCTTGATATGAAAATATGGGTTAATAAACAGTAGGCTTTGATAAGCTGTGGTAATGACCAAGTAACTGCTAGTGGCAACCCCATTTTTAtcatggaaaataaagaaggcaggctcagaaaaagaaaaatcttacTTGATTAAGTGTCCGATGCAAATGGATGGTTGAAGATTGTTCACAGTGAACACTGACTATATCTGCTCCAGCCTTGATGAAATCTGGAACTCGTTGCTCAGGttccacaatcatctgcagacATCCATGTGAAGTTAGCAAATATTTAATACAGGCTAATTGATGATTAGGCATGAAAGAAAAGAAGCAGACCAAATGCACATCCAGCGGAAGATCCGTCACAGGTCGTAAAGCATCAACCACAAGAGGCCCAATTGTAATGTTTGGAACAAATCGGCCATCCATTACATCAACATGGATCCAATCACAGCCAGCAACTTCTACTGCTTTCACCTAGAAAATTGTGGAAGTCAAACTTTGAAAAGAAGCTCCAACTTGAGTTAAAAATATCATTGAGGTAAACAATGCAAGAGCAGCTAAAAAAGCTAACATGTTGCTACTGATATTGGCTTAAAGTCAAATACCAGAAGAATAATGCAGATTATAGTCCGTTGTCTGTGTTATAGAAATTATTGAACATTTGACagtaataatttacaagaaaatcagaaaaaaaattcatagtacaagaaataaaaagagaaataaatgacAAGGTTGACTTTGAGATCTCAAATTCAGGTTTTACCAGTGTTAACCATGTATAGGCGAGTTGGTTTGAGTTCAGTTAGTTCAATGCTTGTAATGGTTCATTCTGATGGTAACTAATGATATAATTGTAAGTTGtaacttcaaaaaaaagaataacaaaCCTGCTCCCCCAACTTTGCGAAATTAGCAGAGAGAATAGATGGAGAAACAATGATATCGCTTTTTGAGAATTTATCAACTCGAGATGTTGCCTTCACTACCGTAGAAATTCTCCTTCTAAAGGTTTCAGAGAAAaggtaatattaaaatattgtatgaGAGTTGGAAGAACAAACTCAAATCCAATAGTTGGAAATGTGAGGGAGAATAGGAAAACATAAAGTTCCTCAAAATCATGCGAAAGTGAATTGGAACTAATGAAAACTGAATACTGTCAGTTAATTGACAATTTTCATAAGCATTAGTGTCCCTGTGAACCAATAGTTGCATTCTAAATCCTAAAACAAGATCAATAAAAAGGCGTTACAATGTCACCGGTGCACTTCCTACCATAGAAGACCAATTTTTAGGGATGAGATAACAATTTGCAATCTCTAAATCTTATGAAAAGTAAAGAATTTCAGCACTGCAAGGAAATAACTAATGACATAATTGAAGTTTTAACCATTTGGTACAAACTTTAATGGTCTTTGCTACTAATATCATGTGAATGCAACACCTTCACCTGTGTTTCAATCCGGAAAGAATAGAGGgaaacatattaaaacattGTAGTTTGAGAATGCAATGTCAAAATGCATAACTTGTACTGATGGTCACTATCCAAATCACAAGCCTAACTTTGAAATTAGCATAAATATGCAAACATAAGGCGAAAATCCGAAAATAAATCCACAGTTATGCTCCTAAGTAAGCACCAGACATACAAAATAAGTTTCAGCAAGTTgcatattcaaatttcttataTCGAACATTAAGAAACtaataatttaactataaataaaaCCCCGAAGcttatttaattcaattgagTTTAGCTACCTTATATTCTTGAGGTGTCCTTCACTTTCCACTGAAATTTCTAAACTGGGTTTTATTGCCAACATCCATAAATTTGCTTCTTTACcatataaaattctatttttttacaaagtCTAATATAAGAATGAGCCAAAAAGAAAGGCAACCCAGAACAAGAactcaagaaagaaaaaagaataccTTGTAAAAGAAAGTGTCTTGGGTTGAGAAACATGGGTTCTTAGAACCCCAAGTCCCCCTCCAAAGCCATTAATCTGAGTTGATGAACACAATGAAGAAGCAGTTGACATCTTTCACTTATCTTTTTTGTTTCCTAGTTGCCTATCTTTTGATCTTTAGTTTTCTAATCTACAAAGGAGGTGGGAGGGGGTTTTGAAGGTTAGGTAGTGAGAGCTTTTATTTGCTTGTTCAAAAATATCACCACCAACAAGGCTGGCAGCAAAGACTTGGAGCCCCATAGAATAAATAGtcgagaaaaaaagaaagaaaaaaatctggGGAAAATTTAGGAATGGATTCATGTAATGAGGACACGTGTGAAGCTGGTTTGTGGGTTACTGTACTTATCCTCAACGGTTGGTTGGCGTTCTATATTGCTGATGTAAGGGAAAGAGTTAAGTTATGGGGAATTGGGTCAGCCTCTCAATTTCGTTTGCAACTCCAAATAGTGGGATGGGGCACTTAAGttggtaaaatatttattcaaaaaataaataaattcatcgGTCTATCACATCATGATGTTGAACATTTTTTATCACGATATGATCAAGTTGTCATGTCAGGACGCGATCCTGAGTATTGAACGTTGCGACGAGGCCTACGTAGTATGTTGTGCCATGACATTAATCCAAtgttttgaaacttttacaatttggtcttgTTTTGAATCTAGGCTTAAAAAAAAGCTTTTGTAAGCTTGTATAAGACCcgaaattaatatcatattatattatatgcatGATTTacctatatttaaatatatagtgGCATTGGATTGAATATGATTGGTTATAGTTGCTCTGGCAATGAATGTGATAACTCATGACTAGGACCTAGCAACCGAGTCGAGaattagggtgttacatttagtagtaTCAGAGTTATAGGTTTACCCGATTCTCGGACTAAGTCGATATTAGAATTGAGTCTAGAGGTACATGTTAAAGTCGAGTCATGAGGTTGGTTAACCTTCTAATTAGGGATCTAAATCACTATTACTCCTAAATTAGTTCAAATTTACCTCTCGACCTCAACTTTACCAATTTCGACAAATTAGTTCgatttatctctcgatctcaccaAACTAACTCaagattatcaaattgatgCTCGATAAGATCTCCTCTCGGCCTCACTTATCTTAATTTTCTCTTAGGGTTGTCAAGCataagtttttaagtttattcaatttagtcttttttttacgatttagtccttgaacccaAAATCAATTACTCATCACttccatcaaccaaccactTGGGATTTAGCTACTCATGCTCATATTTGAACTCATTAACaataagaaatcaaataaaaactccattaacttaacttaaaagaaaaGTGATAAAGACTCGAGCTCTTTTGCAAAAGCTTGAGGAAcataacaataacaacaatgaaggtaaataaaaacactcaAGATAAGATTTTTAACATAAGAAATGTcaaaaaattgattgatattAAACTAATGATTAAAGTGCAACTACAAGGAAGTTTAAAGGgcttaacaagtaaataaatcctAACTATAGTAATAACCAACTTAACTACCAGCTAAGGaactaagaaaaaaataaaaccaaaaaatgaaCAATGAAAGTAAACCCTAAGCTATGGATTGGAGAAGAAAAACTAAACCgtaaaagatgaagagaaaatgtaaaACTAGCTAAtgataagttttttttcttagcCAATTATGacttttttagtaatttttctaACCTAACATTTATATCCCAAATGCCCCTTAgcgtgttttttttttttttggtgttgaAGTTGGATAAGTTCTGCCTCTGCGGTCATTTTTTGTCTCTTCACATAAGGGATATCACGGTACCCATGTTAGTCTTGACTTGGGGGAAACCCTTGGGAGTTGGGTATTGCGATACCACTATAGCTAGCCTTGATCCTCTTCAATTCAACACTGTCAGGGATATCACGACTTTCAAGTTTCAATATCGCGATACCCCTTCTAGATGATATTTTCGTTCACGTTTGGGCATCCAATGACTCCCTAGAACACTCAATTAACCATTATATTCTCTATAGCACATTTGGCCATTTCGGGTCAGAAACGTGGCATAAAACACATCATTTCACTTACTAAGACAAAGAatgaaaactaagtaaaaacacaaaaaaacatataatttgcTCGAAAACAAGCTCGTTAAAAGTAATGAAAAGCCTAATTTAACGTAacaaattacgacagatcaactGAATGATAAACTAATTGAtagggggttgcgcgcggatcaagatcgagttgccaagtcaagggaaactcctacgaaaaccctaaacaatcagatctgaaacgaaacagaaaattaaaaagattagaattttgaatttccagatctgaaataaaatccccaaaacaacaaagaatcaaattgagaatagaaataagtgttaataagggttcttgaaaccctaaaggagattgcgattctgcccaattgaacaccaagatagttttccccaaatttcgacaatctaatttcacccaaaaatagtatggaagaaccctagaaattggggatttttgggttgatttcttaagatagaaaaaggtgaaaacacaataagaacagaaaataaattagataaagattcaaagacaagcgaaataaagaaagaattgacaagaagaaattaaaagataagtcctaag
This region includes:
- the LOC105787700 gene encoding ribulose-phosphate 3-epimerase, chloroplastic, giving the protein MSTASSLCSSTQINGFGGGLGVLRTHVSQPKTLSFTRRRISTVVKATSRVDKFSKSDIIVSPSILSANFAKLGEQVKAVEVAGCDWIHVDVMDGRFVPNITIGPLVVDALRPVTDLPLDVHLMIVEPEQRVPDFIKAGADIVSVHCEQSSTIHLHRTLNQIKGLGAKAGVVLNPATPLTTIEYVLDVVDLVLIMSVNPGFGGQSFIESQVKKISELRRMCAEKGVNPWIEVDGGVGPKNAYKVIEAGANALVAGSAVFGAKDYAEAIRGIKTSKRPEAVAV